A part of Streptomyces sp. NBC_01451 genomic DNA contains:
- a CDS encoding glycoside hydrolase family 65 protein yields MTEETAATGWRWEYDGYEPADERLRESLCALGNGYFATRGALPECVADDVHYPGTYAAGCYNRLTSEVAGRRVENEDMVNLPNWLPLRFRPSGGEWLTPDTATVLDHRQVLHLASGLLERRTRYALGEGRALLVRQQRFVHMADPHLAVLRTEFTAEGFVGELEVEAALDGGVTNAGVARYRGLDGRHLTHVHTGSAGPDTVWLRCRTRTSDIRIGMAARLTTGRPVSDPPHATRAVQRVLLHLTPDLTVAVDKTVALHTSRDPAISDPLAAAVSRVASAPGFDELLEGHLTAWDQLWRRADLDVPGEAGRILRLHLFHVLQTLSPHTADLDVGVPARGLHGEAYRGHVFWDELFVLPYLNLHFPEVSRALLTYRHRRLDEALAGARAAGLRGAMYPWQSGSDGREETQELHLNPRSGRWLPDRSRLQHHVGSAVAYNVWQYCEASGDTEFLHTKGAEMMLQIARFWADSATYDESLGRHRIRGVVGPDEYHDAYPDTDEPGLDDNAYTNVTAAWVLARTLEVLRGLPEPRRRELLERTGLDGGELEQWEDVSRTLHVPFHDGVISQFEGYGDLAELDWEGYRKRYDDIRRLDRILEAEGDTVNRYRASKQADVLMLGYLFAPAELRALFGRLGYRLDEDTWRRTVDHYLDRTSHGSTLSGLVHGWVLARARRAEAWVFCQEALRGDIADLQGGTTGEGIHLGAMAGTLDLVQRGLTGLETRGGALWLDPVPLPELSSYGFAVRYQGHWGVRLRLERERLEIAVPSSDRDPIDVRLPDRAVSVQPGETCRLVLPD; encoded by the coding sequence GTGACGGAAGAGACGGCGGCAACGGGCTGGCGCTGGGAGTACGACGGTTACGAACCTGCGGACGAGCGACTCAGGGAATCCCTGTGCGCGCTGGGCAACGGCTACTTCGCGACCCGCGGGGCGCTGCCCGAATGTGTGGCCGACGACGTGCACTACCCGGGCACCTATGCGGCCGGCTGCTACAACCGGCTCACCTCGGAGGTCGCGGGACGGCGGGTCGAGAACGAGGACATGGTCAACCTGCCGAACTGGCTGCCGCTGCGCTTCCGCCCGTCCGGCGGGGAGTGGCTCACCCCTGACACAGCGACGGTGCTCGACCACCGACAGGTGCTGCACCTGGCCTCCGGACTGCTGGAGCGCCGGACGCGGTACGCGCTCGGTGAGGGGCGGGCACTGCTGGTGCGGCAGCAGCGGTTCGTGCACATGGCCGACCCTCACCTGGCCGTCCTGCGCACCGAGTTCACGGCCGAGGGCTTCGTCGGCGAGCTGGAGGTCGAGGCGGCGCTCGACGGCGGCGTCACCAATGCCGGGGTGGCGCGCTACCGGGGGCTGGACGGCCGCCATCTGACCCATGTGCACACCGGCAGCGCCGGGCCCGACACGGTGTGGCTGCGCTGCCGGACCCGTACCTCGGACATCCGGATCGGCATGGCGGCCCGCCTGACCACGGGCAGGCCGGTCTCGGACCCGCCCCACGCGACCCGTGCGGTCCAGCGGGTACTCCTGCACCTGACCCCGGACCTCACGGTCGCCGTCGACAAGACCGTCGCCCTGCATACCTCCCGTGACCCCGCGATCAGCGACCCGCTGGCGGCGGCTGTCTCCCGGGTGGCCTCGGCCCCCGGCTTCGACGAACTGCTGGAGGGGCATCTCACAGCCTGGGACCAGCTGTGGCGCCGGGCCGACCTCGACGTCCCCGGGGAGGCCGGACGCATCCTGCGGCTGCACCTCTTCCACGTGTTGCAGACCCTCTCCCCGCACACCGCCGACCTCGACGTGGGTGTGCCCGCCCGAGGACTTCACGGTGAGGCGTACCGGGGGCACGTCTTCTGGGACGAGCTGTTCGTGCTGCCCTACCTCAACCTGCACTTCCCGGAGGTGTCCCGCGCGTTGCTCACCTACCGTCACCGGCGTCTGGACGAGGCCCTTGCCGGGGCGCGGGCGGCCGGCCTGCGGGGGGCCATGTATCCGTGGCAGAGCGGCAGCGACGGTCGGGAGGAAACACAGGAACTGCATCTCAACCCGCGCTCGGGGCGCTGGCTGCCGGACCGCTCGCGGCTCCAGCACCATGTCGGTTCGGCGGTCGCCTACAACGTGTGGCAGTACTGCGAGGCGAGCGGTGACACCGAGTTCCTACACACCAAGGGCGCCGAGATGATGCTGCAGATCGCCCGCTTCTGGGCGGACTCGGCCACCTACGACGAGTCCCTCGGGCGCCACCGCATCCGCGGCGTGGTCGGCCCCGACGAATACCACGACGCCTACCCGGACACGGACGAGCCCGGCCTCGACGACAACGCGTACACCAATGTCACCGCCGCCTGGGTGCTCGCCCGCACACTGGAGGTTCTGCGCGGCCTGCCCGAACCCCGCCGCCGTGAACTCCTGGAGCGCACCGGCCTCGACGGCGGCGAGCTCGAACAGTGGGAGGACGTCTCCCGCACCCTCCACGTGCCCTTCCACGACGGGGTGATCAGCCAGTTCGAGGGCTATGGCGACCTGGCCGAACTGGACTGGGAGGGGTACCGGAAGCGGTACGACGACATCCGGCGCCTGGATCGGATCCTGGAGGCTGAGGGCGACACCGTCAACCGCTACCGGGCGTCCAAGCAGGCCGACGTGCTGATGCTCGGCTACCTCTTCGCGCCGGCCGAACTGCGGGCGCTTTTCGGCCGCTTGGGGTACCGGCTCGACGAGGACACGTGGCGGCGCACCGTCGACCACTACCTGGACCGGACCAGCCACGGTTCGACGCTCAGCGGTCTGGTCCACGGCTGGGTTCTGGCCCGGGCCCGGCGGGCCGAGGCCTGGGTCTTCTGCCAGGAGGCCCTGCGGGGCGACATCGCCGACCTGCAGGGCGGCACCACGGGTGAGGGCATCCATCTGGGCGCCATGGCCGGCACCCTTGATCTGGTCCAACGCGGACTGACCGGCCTGGAGACCCGCGGCGGGGCCCTGTGGCTCGACCCCGTGCCGCTGCCCGAACTGTCCTCGTACGGGTTCGCCGTCCGTTACCAGGGCCACTGGGGAGTGCGGCTGCGGCTGGAACGGGAGCGGCTGGAGATCGCGGTGCCGTCGTCCGACCGGGACCCGATCGATGTCCGGCTGCCGGACCGCGCGGTGTCCGTCCAGCCCGGAGAGACATGCCGACTGGTGCTTCCGGACTGA
- a CDS encoding universal stress protein: MERVVVAGVDRSARSRIAADWAAHEALSHGLPLRVVHVTPLHGLDAPELWPYRPEGVATRVAAELVAAHPALRVESVRLAGAAAPALRFQSRDAEMIVLGARGEGGRAGLSLGSTALSVAGGAVCPVVLVPSGLAGTGRGRRPDKVTLAVDARDPADGAIGFAFDTARTRGLRLHVLHAGPPPAGETGPTPCSHSVPAVFAARADREMTLLSEALRPWRDKYPHVRVLEDVVLFDPAEALVRTSGNAELLVVGRGTGSGLGSVAYTVAQRSRCTLAVVPA; encoded by the coding sequence ATGGAGCGAGTGGTCGTGGCCGGTGTCGACCGGTCGGCACGCAGTCGCATCGCGGCCGACTGGGCGGCGCACGAGGCGCTGTCGCACGGGCTGCCCCTGCGGGTGGTCCATGTAACACCCTTGCACGGTCTGGACGCGCCGGAGCTGTGGCCGTACCGGCCGGAAGGCGTGGCCACGCGCGTGGCGGCCGAACTCGTGGCCGCTCACCCGGCGTTGCGCGTCGAGAGTGTGCGGCTCGCGGGGGCGGCGGCGCCCGCGCTGCGGTTCCAGAGCCGGGACGCGGAGATGATCGTCCTGGGTGCGCGTGGCGAAGGGGGCCGCGCGGGCCTGTCGCTGGGATCGACGGCACTGTCCGTCGCCGGGGGCGCGGTCTGCCCGGTCGTCCTGGTGCCGAGCGGACTCGCCGGTACGGGCCGGGGACGCCGGCCCGACAAAGTGACGCTCGCCGTCGACGCCCGCGACCCGGCCGACGGCGCCATCGGCTTCGCCTTCGACACGGCACGCACGCGCGGACTGCGACTGCACGTACTGCACGCCGGACCACCCCCCGCCGGAGAGACCGGCCCCACCCCGTGTTCACACTCTGTACCGGCGGTCTTCGCGGCCCGGGCGGACCGGGAGATGACACTGCTGTCCGAGGCGTTGCGGCCCTGGCGCGACAAGTACCCGCACGTGCGTGTCCTGGAGGACGTCGTCCTCTTCGATCCCGCCGAGGCGCTCGTCCGGACCTCGGGGAACGCCGAGCTGCTGGTGGTGGGGCGGGGGACCGGCAGCGGGCTCGGTTCCGTCGCGTACACCGTCGCGCAGCGCAGCAGGTGCACCCTCGCCGTAGTCCCGGCGTGA
- a CDS encoding universal stress protein has protein sequence MTRPVVAGLDGSRESIAAADWAAREALRRRLPLRLVHAWEGLPEEGTEATLPEPRAPQYHPRRVLRTTLELLHERYPRLYVAAEQVPRQPGAALLAEAENAELLVIGSQEPSGAGGFLLGSVALATMTHVEQPLVLVRAGFTAADEHLPDSAGKPSVREPHRDVAVAVDTDGSRDDVLEFAFHAADLRDAPLRAVHAWHVPLGHGIPGDEEHARMRGEAERELAALLQPWREKYPSVLVRETLYEGRPAHVLVRAANGAGLLVVGRRRRRAAVGSHTGHVANALIHHVDRPIVLVPHD, from the coding sequence ATGACGAGGCCGGTTGTGGCCGGCCTGGACGGCTCGCGCGAGAGCATCGCCGCGGCCGACTGGGCGGCCAGGGAAGCCCTGCGCCGAAGGCTCCCGCTCCGTCTGGTGCACGCCTGGGAGGGCCTGCCGGAAGAGGGGACCGAGGCGACCCTGCCCGAACCGCGGGCACCGCAGTACCACCCACGCCGGGTGCTGCGCACCACACTGGAACTCCTGCACGAGCGGTACCCGCGGCTGTACGTCGCCGCCGAGCAGGTGCCCAGGCAGCCCGGCGCCGCTCTGCTTGCCGAGGCGGAGAACGCCGAACTCCTTGTCATCGGGAGCCAGGAGCCCAGCGGCGCAGGCGGATTCCTCCTGGGTTCCGTCGCGCTGGCCACCATGACCCACGTCGAGCAACCCCTCGTCCTCGTACGGGCCGGCTTCACCGCGGCGGACGAGCACCTGCCGGACTCCGCCGGAAAGCCGTCCGTCCGTGAGCCGCACCGTGACGTCGCGGTCGCCGTCGACACCGACGGATCGCGCGACGACGTACTGGAGTTCGCGTTCCACGCCGCCGATCTGCGCGACGCACCGCTGCGGGCCGTCCACGCCTGGCATGTGCCGCTCGGCCACGGCATCCCGGGGGACGAGGAACACGCCCGAATGCGGGGCGAGGCGGAACGGGAACTCGCGGCGCTGCTCCAGCCATGGCGCGAGAAGTACCCTTCCGTACTCGTCCGCGAGACCCTCTACGAAGGGCGCCCGGCCCATGTCCTCGTGCGGGCCGCCAACGGGGCGGGCCTGCTGGTGGTGGGCCGCCGCAGGCGGCGTGCCGCGGTCGGCTCGCACACCGGCCACGTCGCCAACGCCTTGATCCACCACGTCGACCGCCCGATCGTCCTGGTGCCCCACGACTGA
- a CDS encoding universal stress protein — translation MSRTITVGLDGSNESLAAADWAAREAAMYGIPLRVVHAGEQQPHEYVPFAGERIPLPGTDRSARLLAEAKARLAHRHSGVQVTAEQIAGRPVNALIAAAGEAEVLVLGSRGLGKVAGAMLGSVALAVVARAERPVVLVRAMEDIGPEGRPEAFEEADAATPYRDVVLGLDLRAPDDHVLEFAFDAASRRATRLRVIHGWGGVISPSALAGDAGPAQDGQTAVAAVLHPWRDKFPGVEVTEEAVIGDAGAHLVDVSQDASMIVVGRRNRTVALGSRIGPVASTVLQHAVAPVAVVPHD, via the coding sequence ATGTCCCGTACCATCACCGTTGGTCTTGACGGCTCGAACGAAAGCCTCGCTGCGGCTGATTGGGCCGCGCGTGAGGCCGCGATGTACGGGATTCCCCTCCGTGTCGTGCACGCGGGGGAACAACAGCCCCACGAGTACGTGCCGTTCGCGGGCGAGCGGATTCCCCTGCCGGGAACGGACCGGTCCGCCCGCCTGCTGGCCGAGGCGAAGGCCCGGCTGGCCCACCGCCACTCCGGTGTACAAGTGACTGCCGAGCAGATCGCCGGCCGTCCGGTGAACGCGTTGATCGCCGCCGCGGGGGAGGCCGAAGTCCTCGTCCTCGGATCGCGGGGCCTGGGCAAGGTGGCGGGAGCCATGCTCGGTTCCGTGGCGCTGGCCGTGGTCGCCCGAGCCGAGCGGCCGGTCGTCCTGGTCCGTGCCATGGAGGACATCGGGCCGGAAGGTCGACCGGAAGCGTTCGAGGAGGCCGACGCGGCCACCCCGTACCGTGATGTGGTGCTGGGACTGGACCTGCGCGCTCCCGACGACCACGTCCTGGAATTCGCGTTCGACGCCGCGTCCAGGCGTGCCACCAGGCTGCGGGTGATCCACGGTTGGGGCGGCGTGATCTCCCCCTCCGCTCTCGCAGGTGACGCCGGTCCGGCCCAGGACGGGCAGACAGCGGTGGCCGCAGTGCTCCACCCCTGGCGGGACAAGTTTCCTGGCGTAGAGGTGACGGAAGAGGCCGTCATCGGCGATGCCGGTGCGCACCTGGTGGACGTCTCGCAAGACGCCTCGATGATCGTCGTCGGGCGCCGCAACCGCACGGTCGCGCTCGGCTCGCGCATCGGTCCGGTGGCCAGCACGGTCCTCCAGCACGCGGTGGCACCGGTCGCGGTGGTGCCGCACGACTGA
- a CDS encoding aminoglycoside phosphotransferase family protein, with protein sequence MTDFDMKITAELVRDLLKDQHPDLAGLPIREVAGGWGNQMWRVGDELAVRMPRTEEAPDLLRKECRWLPVLAPRLPLPVPTPVRIGEPSARFPRPWAVMTWVPGEPLDCTTISRGNHAADALAGFLRALHAEAPAEAPASLDRGGHPKKCTDGFENFLQAIDPGGFTADTPAVRAVWDDAVAAPEWEGPPVWLHGDLHPANVVVTDGTLSGVIDFDSMFAGDPAWDLAAAWLLLPAGVASRFFDTYAQADEAAIRRARGLAAVKCLFLILMGQNGDRGLPGGKPNWGPVGRAALDRVLKGV encoded by the coding sequence ATGACCGACTTCGATATGAAGATCACCGCGGAGCTGGTGCGCGACCTTCTCAAGGACCAGCATCCGGACCTCGCGGGGCTGCCCATCCGGGAGGTAGCGGGCGGTTGGGGCAACCAGATGTGGCGCGTCGGGGATGAGTTGGCCGTACGCATGCCGCGCACGGAAGAGGCACCGGACCTCCTGCGGAAGGAGTGCCGTTGGCTGCCTGTCCTGGCCCCGCGTCTTCCGCTCCCGGTTCCGACTCCTGTGCGGATCGGCGAACCGTCCGCGCGCTTCCCGAGGCCCTGGGCCGTCATGACGTGGGTTCCCGGCGAGCCACTCGACTGCACCACGATCAGCCGCGGCAACCATGCGGCCGACGCTCTGGCGGGCTTCCTCCGGGCGCTCCATGCGGAGGCACCCGCTGAGGCGCCGGCCAGTCTGGACCGCGGCGGTCACCCCAAGAAGTGCACGGACGGTTTCGAGAATTTCTTGCAAGCCATTGATCCCGGCGGCTTTACCGCCGACACCCCGGCCGTCCGGGCCGTCTGGGACGATGCTGTCGCGGCCCCCGAGTGGGAGGGGCCACCGGTATGGCTGCACGGTGACCTCCATCCCGCGAATGTCGTCGTCACGGACGGGACACTCTCGGGCGTGATCGATTTCGATTCCATGTTCGCCGGCGATCCGGCGTGGGACCTCGCAGCCGCCTGGCTGCTGCTTCCCGCCGGCGTGGCCTCGCGGTTCTTCGACACGTACGCGCAGGCAGACGAGGCGGCGATCCGGCGCGCCCGCGGGCTGGCCGCTGTGAAATGCCTCTTCCTGATACTCATGGGGCAGAACGGAGATCGGGGCCTTCCCGGCGGCAAGCCGAACTGGGGACCTGTAGGCCGGGCGGCACTTGATCGTGTTCTGAAGGGCGTCTGA
- a CDS encoding DUF1152 domain-containing protein encodes MTSLQANPLFTRLADAERILVAGAGGGFDIYSGLPLALSLLHQGKEVHLANLSFSALEGLPLDDWVAPDLAAITPDSALHQSYFPERTLAQWLRRHGYPSTVYAFPQTGVRPLRAAYQALIELHRIDAVVLVDGGTDILMRGDEAGLGTPEEDLASVAALAALDDIPIRLVVSVGFGVDAYHGVNHVQVLENIAALERDGAYLGAFSIPRATREGALYLDAVTHAQYHTPEHPSIVNGSIAAAVRGSFGDVRFTDRTRGSELFVNPLMSLYFAFELPGLAARCLYLDRIEDTHLMRQVHSRIVEFRESTVTRPPRGFPH; translated from the coding sequence ATGACGTCTCTCCAGGCCAACCCGCTGTTCACTCGACTCGCCGATGCCGAACGGATCCTCGTCGCGGGCGCGGGTGGCGGATTCGACATCTACTCCGGTCTGCCGTTGGCCCTTTCCCTCTTGCACCAGGGCAAGGAGGTGCATCTCGCGAACCTCTCCTTCAGTGCCCTTGAGGGTCTTCCGCTCGACGACTGGGTCGCCCCCGATCTGGCGGCGATCACTCCCGACTCCGCTTTGCACCAGAGCTATTTCCCCGAGCGGACCCTCGCTCAGTGGCTGCGACGGCACGGCTACCCATCCACCGTCTACGCCTTTCCCCAGACCGGGGTACGCCCGCTGCGCGCCGCCTACCAAGCGCTGATCGAGTTGCACCGCATCGACGCCGTGGTGCTGGTCGACGGTGGTACGGACATTCTGATGCGCGGTGACGAAGCCGGGCTCGGCACTCCGGAAGAGGACCTGGCCAGCGTGGCGGCGCTGGCCGCGTTGGACGACATACCGATCCGCCTCGTCGTCTCAGTCGGCTTCGGTGTGGACGCCTACCACGGCGTGAACCACGTGCAGGTGCTGGAGAACATCGCTGCGCTGGAGCGCGACGGCGCCTACCTCGGTGCGTTCTCGATACCGCGGGCCACTCGTGAGGGCGCTCTCTACCTTGACGCGGTGACGCACGCTCAGTACCACACCCCGGAGCACCCCAGCATCGTCAACGGTTCCATCGCGGCGGCCGTGCGCGGCTCGTTCGGCGATGTCAGGTTCACTGACCGTACCCGGGGCAGCGAGTTGTTCGTGAACCCGCTGATGTCCCTGTACTTCGCCTTCGAACTCCCGGGCCTGGCAGCCCGCTGCCTCTACCTGGACCGGATCGAGGACACCCACCTGATGCGTCAGGTCCATTCGCGGATAGTCGAGTTCCGCGAGTCCACAGTCACTCGCCCACCCCGTGGCTTCCCGCACTGA
- a CDS encoding fatty acid desaturase family protein has product MTATDPTAHLTTEQIEELGRELDAIRDEVIADRGEKDAAYIRKVISAQRKLELVSRGVLLFSIFPPAWLIGTAGLSVAKIMDNMEIGHNILHGQWDWMRDPKIHSTTWEWDHVSPSEQWKHSHNELHHTYTNVIGKDNDLGYGIMRVDEDQRWHPFHLGQPLWNFINACFFEYGIAAYDLELGKNLHKRRRNNPEFRARARAVGRKIRKQVLKDYVIHPLLSGPSFLTTLAATFTANLVRNVWTHSVIMCGHFPEGVQVFERRSIKGETRGQWYLRQMMGSANISGSKAMHFMTGNLSHQIEHHLFPDLPSNRYAEVAVKVRALFDKYELEYVTGPLPKQVFSAWHKVFRLSLPNKKPKVKTPDREQELVAA; this is encoded by the coding sequence TTGACCGCCACCGACCCCACCGCCCACCTGACCACGGAGCAGATCGAGGAGCTCGGCCGCGAGCTGGACGCGATCCGCGACGAGGTGATCGCCGACCGCGGCGAGAAGGACGCCGCCTACATCCGCAAGGTCATCTCGGCGCAGCGCAAGCTCGAACTGGTCAGCAGGGGCGTGCTGCTGTTCTCGATCTTCCCGCCCGCGTGGCTGATCGGCACCGCCGGCCTGTCCGTGGCGAAGATCATGGACAACATGGAGATCGGCCACAACATCCTGCACGGCCAGTGGGACTGGATGCGGGACCCGAAGATCCACTCCACCACCTGGGAGTGGGATCACGTCTCGCCGTCCGAGCAGTGGAAGCACTCGCACAACGAGCTGCACCACACGTACACCAACGTGATCGGCAAGGACAACGACCTCGGCTACGGCATCATGCGCGTCGACGAGGACCAGAGGTGGCACCCGTTCCACCTCGGCCAGCCGCTGTGGAACTTCATCAACGCCTGCTTCTTCGAGTACGGCATCGCAGCGTACGACCTGGAGCTCGGCAAGAACCTGCACAAGCGCCGCCGCAACAACCCGGAGTTCCGCGCGCGGGCCAGGGCCGTGGGCCGCAAGATCCGCAAGCAGGTACTCAAGGACTACGTGATCCACCCGCTGCTGTCGGGCCCGTCGTTCCTCACCACGCTCGCCGCCACGTTCACCGCGAACCTGGTCCGCAACGTCTGGACCCACTCGGTGATCATGTGCGGGCACTTCCCGGAGGGCGTGCAGGTCTTCGAGCGCCGATCGATCAAGGGCGAGACACGCGGCCAGTGGTACCTGCGCCAGATGATGGGCTCGGCCAACATCAGCGGCAGCAAGGCCATGCACTTCATGACCGGCAACCTGTCGCACCAGATCGAGCACCACCTGTTCCCGGACCTGCCGAGCAACCGGTATGCCGAGGTCGCGGTGAAGGTACGCGCACTGTTCGACAAGTACGAGCTGGAGTACGTCACCGGGCCGCTGCCCAAGCAGGTGTTCTCGGCGTGGCACAAGGTCTTCCGGCTCTCGCTGCCGAACAAGAAGCCCAAGGTCAAGACCCCGGACCGCGAGCAGGAGCTCGTCGCGGCCTGA
- a CDS encoding ferredoxin reductase: protein MTSTALRTRAWKLLEMVTTPLLPSDYLDLVSPLRAGADLRGRIEAVHPETGDAATIVIRPGRGWRGHTAGQYVRIGVDVDGVRLWRAYSLTSPTNRQDGRVTITVKAIPDGKVSNHLVRRAQPGTLIQLDQATGDFVLPQAKPAKVLYLTAGSGITPVMGMLRDTEFDDVVMVHCAPQPQDVIFRNELHDLVADKKLQLTEVHTETDGMLDIARLHELVPDWAERETWACGPGGLLDAAEEHWTEHGVQERLHTERFRPSVVVTGDGGEVTFSATGKTVDADGATPLLDIGEEAGVLMPSGCRMGICFGCVTPLKAGAVRDLRTGEITEAEPGVLIQTCVSAAAGPCDIER, encoded by the coding sequence ATGACGAGTACAGCCCTCCGCACCAGGGCGTGGAAACTGCTGGAGATGGTCACGACGCCGCTGTTGCCGTCGGACTACCTCGACCTGGTCAGCCCGCTTCGTGCGGGCGCCGACCTGCGTGGGCGCATCGAGGCCGTGCACCCCGAGACCGGTGACGCCGCGACCATCGTGATCAGGCCGGGACGGGGCTGGCGCGGCCACACAGCCGGTCAGTACGTGCGGATCGGGGTCGACGTCGACGGGGTGCGCCTGTGGCGTGCCTACTCCCTCACCTCGCCGACGAACCGCCAGGACGGCCGCGTAACGATCACAGTGAAGGCGATCCCGGACGGCAAGGTCAGCAACCACCTGGTCCGCAGGGCGCAACCGGGCACCCTGATCCAGCTCGACCAGGCGACCGGTGACTTCGTGCTGCCGCAGGCCAAGCCCGCCAAGGTGCTCTACCTGACAGCCGGCAGCGGCATCACTCCCGTGATGGGCATGCTGCGCGACACCGAGTTCGACGACGTCGTCATGGTCCACTGCGCGCCACAGCCGCAGGACGTGATCTTCCGCAACGAACTGCACGACCTGGTCGCGGACAAGAAGTTGCAGCTCACCGAGGTGCACACGGAGACGGACGGCATGCTCGACATCGCCCGCCTCCACGAACTGGTGCCCGACTGGGCCGAGCGCGAGACCTGGGCCTGCGGGCCCGGGGGCCTGCTCGACGCCGCCGAAGAGCACTGGACCGAGCACGGCGTACAAGAGCGCCTGCACACCGAACGCTTCCGCCCCAGTGTCGTCGTCACCGGCGACGGCGGCGAGGTCACGTTCAGCGCCACCGGCAAGACCGTCGACGCGGACGGCGCCACGCCGTTGCTGGACATCGGCGAAGAGGCCGGCGTGCTCATGCCCTCCGGGTGCCGCATGGGCATCTGCTTCGGCTGCGTCACGCCACTCAAGGCGGGCGCCGTCCGCGACCTGCGCACCGGCGAGATCACCGAGGCCGAGCCGGGCGTCCTCATCCAGACCTGCGTGTCCGCCGCGGCGGGCCCCTGCGACATCGAACGGTAG
- a CDS encoding PucR family transcriptional regulator, whose translation MSHAIQRASELALDETTVTALRAALRSTADEVVQAVIDEVPPYANALSGRMGATIRRAVRTALGHYLDLASGKATGGDAGDAAYELGRGEVRDGRSMDALLSAYRVGARVAWRGLAAGAVPAGLPAAEVAKFAELTFAYIDELSAASAAGHADELAARGRAQERHLEHLARDLLAGANPDVLLASAQRAGWQPPVSLTAVLLPAAQARPAYRALDPGTLVLDDLPDATGVLLVPDADRSHLLRQLTDRTAVVGPARPWTRASASYARAVRARSLSSDIRDTEDHLPELVLSADADAFADLRARALAPLRTLPAATARRLEETLRAWLLHQGRRDEVAAALFVHPQTVRYRMSQLRELFPDLASPQRVLELTLAVGLGVS comes from the coding sequence GTGAGCCATGCAATCCAGAGGGCCAGCGAACTGGCCCTGGATGAGACGACGGTCACCGCACTGCGGGCCGCGCTGAGGAGCACCGCCGACGAGGTCGTCCAGGCGGTCATCGACGAAGTCCCTCCCTACGCCAACGCCCTTTCGGGCCGGATGGGTGCCACCATCCGCCGAGCCGTCCGCACCGCCCTGGGGCACTATCTGGACCTCGCGAGCGGGAAGGCCACAGGTGGCGACGCCGGTGACGCAGCCTACGAGCTGGGCCGCGGCGAGGTGCGTGACGGCCGTTCGATGGACGCCCTGCTCAGCGCCTACCGCGTCGGCGCCCGCGTGGCCTGGCGAGGCCTGGCAGCGGGTGCCGTACCCGCAGGTCTGCCCGCCGCCGAGGTCGCCAAGTTCGCCGAGCTGACCTTCGCCTACATCGACGAGCTCTCCGCCGCGAGCGCCGCGGGCCACGCCGACGAACTGGCCGCCCGGGGCAGGGCCCAGGAGCGCCACCTGGAACACCTGGCCCGCGATCTCCTCGCCGGCGCGAACCCGGACGTGCTGCTGGCCTCTGCTCAACGGGCCGGATGGCAGCCTCCGGTTTCGCTGACCGCGGTCCTGCTGCCCGCCGCCCAGGCCCGGCCCGCCTACCGCGCACTCGACCCGGGCACCCTCGTCCTCGACGATCTGCCGGACGCCACCGGTGTGCTGCTCGTCCCGGACGCCGACCGGTCACATCTCCTGCGGCAGCTGACCGACCGTACCGCCGTGGTCGGCCCGGCCCGGCCATGGACTCGTGCGTCCGCCTCGTACGCACGAGCCGTACGCGCGCGCTCCCTCTCCTCCGATATCCGCGACACGGAGGACCACCTGCCCGAGCTGGTGCTGAGCGCCGACGCGGACGCGTTCGCCGACTTGCGTGCCCGAGCCCTCGCACCGTTGCGGACCTTGCCTGCCGCGACCGCCCGGCGGCTGGAGGAGACGTTGCGGGCGTGGCTGCTGCACCAGGGCAGGCGCGACGAGGTGGCGGCGGCGCTGTTCGTCCATCCCCAGACGGTCCGGTACCGGATGTCGCAGCTGCGGGAGCTGTTTCCGGATCTCGCATCGCCACAGCGGGTTCTTGAGCTGACTCTGGCGGTCGGTCTCGGGGTCAGCTGA
- a CDS encoding thioredoxin family protein produces MAKRVHQPREDAEFDFILGMSEVPVLAYFTGTWPKAIEPCRVMDLVVGGIADDWTGRLTAVRADITRCPAATERYGITGAPSYVLLKKGEAVAHGTGPTTITELRKLLDDHL; encoded by the coding sequence ATGGCGAAGCGGGTTCACCAGCCCCGTGAGGACGCGGAGTTCGATTTCATCCTCGGGATGAGCGAAGTTCCCGTCCTCGCATACTTCACCGGGACATGGCCCAAGGCGATCGAGCCCTGCCGGGTGATGGACCTCGTAGTGGGAGGCATCGCCGACGACTGGACGGGCCGCCTGACGGCCGTCCGCGCCGACATCACACGTTGTCCGGCTGCGACCGAGCGATACGGGATCACCGGAGCCCCGTCCTACGTCCTGCTCAAGAAGGGAGAGGCGGTGGCGCACGGCACGGGGCCCACGACCATCACCGAGCTACGGAAACTCCTGGACGACCACCTCTGA